One window from the genome of Hoplias malabaricus isolate fHopMal1 chromosome X2, fHopMal1.hap1, whole genome shotgun sequence encodes:
- the LOC136677113 gene encoding vacuolar protein sorting-associated protein 37B-like, translating to MARFGNVLSSFSIAQLMELLEDDDKLNAIVEETEEVKEVKQSKEMTLASNRSLAEQNLQLQPGLDLQKNELTKCYRSLQDIFEVYQLHKSTLDHKSGTSSLDTLLALLQTEGAKIEEETENMADSFLNGDMTLDAFIDEYQSKRKLAHLRRVKIEKLQEMVMKSPELLQAVIRPAAEPSPIPAPVQREINGSLAPVPQPRRAPPLPPIKSNQAAPLPTPPPVFSPLAAPYPPIPPRVGQPLPNLNLVYPDCMPQYPPPVPQRQAPRLAPQPGFIVQ from the exons ATGGCTCGGTTCGGAAACGTATTGAGTAGCTTTTCCATCGCTCAGCTGATGGAATTGCTCGAAGACGACGACAAACTCAACGCCATCGTCGAGGAAACCGAGGAG GTGAAGGAGGTGAAGCAGAGTAAGGAAATGACCCTGGCCAGTAACCGGAGCTTGGCTGAGCAGAACCTCCAGCTGCAGCCCGGACTGGACCTTCAGAAGAATGAGCTTACCAAGTGCTACCGCTCTCTGCAGGACATATTTGAGGTCTACCAGCTCCACAAATCCACACTAG ACCATAAGTCCGGCACCAGCTCATTGGACACTCTTCTTGCACTGTTGCAAACGGAAGGAGCCAAAATTGAAGAGGAAACAGAG AACATGGCCGACTCATTCCTTAATGGTGACATGACTCTTGATGCTTTCATCGATGAATACCAGAGCAAGCGAAAACTGGCTCACCTTCGCCGGGTGAAGATTGAGAAGCTCCAGGAGATGGTGATGAAGTCCCCCGAGCTTCTGCAGGCTGTGATCCGTCCAGCGGCAGAACCGTCCCCCATACCTGCCCCAGTTCAGAGAGAAATCAACGGGTCTCTGGCCCCTGTTCCCCAACCCAGACGAGCACCTCCACTGCCTCCAATCAAAAGCAACCAGGCAGCCCCTCTGCCTACACCTCCACCTGTTTTCTCCCCCCTTGCAGCCCCCTATCCTCCCATCCCACCAAGAGTTGGGCAGCCTCTACCAAATCTCAACCTTGTATATCCCGATTGTATGCCCCAATATCCCCCTCCAGTCCCTCAGAGACAGGCACCTCGTTTAGCCCCTCAACCAGGCTTCATCGTACAGTGA
- the LOC136676447 gene encoding ABC-type oligopeptide transporter ABCB9-like: MRVWIVVGCNLSFILVDVVVSTVLYVQGSSLEAFADDVLDFDLHRSVLDLWGTLLIRICLLLGGLMGVVWNRSDGPKRAATLDTLVVLVVLTILTYALVKLLMFSEVGNLMYDPWFLSLFSWTCVAALVTMFLWKLLAKTPDHGIVDGQESEERQQLVDEEEELEEEAGTTSGKARKEAKVQVNSGATVGRLLSYCKKDSGLLGVAFFFLLLSAVCEAFLPYYTGKSIDGIVIHKSMEYFAKPMITLSVLALISSMAIGFRGGVFSLTFARLNIRLRNLLFRSLMHQDIGFFDANHTGDITSRLTSDTTQVSDLISQNVNLFLRSFVKGVGFFVFMFGMSWKLSLVTIMGFPYIAVISKLYGQYYKKLTKEVQTSLAHANKLAEETVSAMRTVRSFANEEQEADSYYERLLRVFELNKKQALAYACFMWSSCISELALQVAILFYGGHLVVTDQITGGTLISFFIYELELGECLESIASVYTGLMQGVGAAEKVFEYIDRKPKHVLNGSEAPDEFKGLVEFKGVTFSYPSRPETDILKNVSFSIRPGEVTALVGPSGSGKSSCVCLLENFYSPQHGQVLLDGRPVQTYQHQYLHSKVALVGQEPVLFARSVLKNVSYGLGDIPMETVISASTKANAHEFISRLPKGYNTNVGEKGTQLSGGQKQRVAIARALIRNPHVLILDEATSALDAESEHVVQQALDSVMENRTVLVIAHRLSTVERAHSIIVLDGGMVVEHGNHTELMDHRGLYYRLVQRQVLGANTVAQELTWKQEESPENDLEESEEEDDPETKY; encoded by the exons ATGAGAGTTTGGATTGTTGTTGGCTGCAACTTGTCCTTCATTCTCGTGGACGTTGTGGTCAGCACTGTCCTTTACGTCCAGGGATCAAGCCTCGAAGCCTTTGCAGATGATGTCCTTGACTTTGACCTGCACCGTTCTGTCCTGGACCTTTGGGGAACTCTCCTCATCCGTATTTGCCTTCTGCTTGGTGGCTTGATGGGGGTGGTGTGGAACAGGAGCGATGGTCCAAAAAGGGCAGCTACCTTGGACACGCTAGTGGTTCTCGTAGTGCTCACGATTCTAACCTATGCTTTGGTCAAGCTGCTGATGTTCTCAGAGGTAGGCAATCTCATGTACGACCCCTGGTTTCTCAGTCTGTTCTCCTGGACTTGCGTAGCCGCTTTGGTCACGATGTTCCTCTGGAAGCTCCTGGCCAAAACACCTGACCATGGCATTGTGGATGGACAAGAAAGTGAAGAGAGACAACAGTTGgtagatgaagaagaagaactgGAAGAGGAGGCAGGGACAACAAGTGGAAAGGCGAGGAAAGAGGCAAAAGTCCAGGTTAACTCAGGTGCCACAGTGGGCAGATTGCTGTCTTACTGCAAGAAAGACTCAGGACTGCTAGGTGTCGCCTTCTTCTTTCTTCTACTCTCTGCTGTAT GTGAGGCCTTTCTTCCATATTACACTGGAAAATCCATAGATGGCATTGTGATCCATAAAAGTATGGAATACTTTGCTAAACCCATGATTACGCTGTCTGTTTTGGCTCTGATCAG TTCTATGGCCATTGGCTTTCGAGGAGGTGTGTTTAGCTTGACGTTTGCTAGGCTGAACATTCGTCTGCGTAACCTTTTGTTCAGGTCACTGATGCATCAGGATATAGGATTCTTTGATGCTAATCATACAG GTGACATCACCTCTCGTCTGACGTCAGACACCACACAAGTGAGCGATCTAATCTCTCAGAATGTGAACCTGTTCCTGCGTAGCTTTGTGAAAGGTGTGGGCTTCTTTGTCTTCATGTTCGGAATGTCCTGGAAACTCTCTCTAGTCACCATCATGGGCTTCCCCTATATTGCAGTCATCTCCAAGCTCTACGGACAGTACTACAAG aAGTTAACTAAAGAAGTTCAGACATCTCTTGCTCATGCAAATAAACTAGCCGAGGAGACCGTCTCAGCcatgaggacagtgaggagcTTCGCTAACGAGGAGCAGGAGGCCGATTCTTATTACGAAAGACTGCTGCGAGTTTTTGAACTCAATAAAAAACAAGCTCTAGCTTACGCCTGCTTCATGTGGTCCAGCTGC ATTTCAGAACTGGCTTTACAGGTTGCTATCTTATTTTACGGAGGTCACCTTGTGGTCACTGATCAGATAACTGGAGGAACACTAATTTCATTTTTCATCTATGAACTGGAACTGGGTGAATGTCTTGAG AGCATAGCCTCGGTGTACACAGGGCTAATGCAGGGTGTAGGAGCAGCAGAGAAAGTGTTTGAGTACATTGACAGGAAGCCCAAACATGTTCTGAATGGATCTGAAGCTCCAGACGAGTTCAAAGGTCTAGTGGAGTTCAAGGGTGTGACATTCTCCTACCCCTCACGGCCAGAGACAGACATTTTGAAG AACGTGTCCTTTAGCATTCGTCCAGGAGAGGTTACTGCACTGGTTGGACCATCTGGCAGTGGGAAGAGTTCCTGTGTGTGTCTTCTGGAGAATTTTTACTCTCCTCAGCATGGTCAGGTGCTGCTGGATGGGCGTCCAGTTCAAACCTATCAGCACCAATATCTACACTCCAAG GTGGCTTTGGTGGGTCAGGAGCCGGTCCTATTTGCTCGCTCAGTGCTGAAGAATGTCTCGTACGGACTTGGTGACATCCCAATGGAGACGGTCATCTCTGCATCCACTAAAGCCAACGCCCACGAATTCATCAGCAGACTCCCCAAAGGCTATAACACAA ATGTTGGAGAGAAGGGGACCCAACTATCTGGTGGTCAGAAACAGAGAGTGGCCATTGCTCGTGCCCTCATTCGGAACCCCCATGTTCTTATTCTGGATGAGGCCACCAGCGCACTGGATGCTGAGAGTGAGCATGTG GTCCAGCAGGCACTGGACAGTGTGATGGAGAACCGCACAGTTTTGGTGATCGCCCACAGGTTGAGCACGGTGGAGCGAGCACACAGCATTATTGttctggatggagggatggtgGTGGAGCATGGTAATCACACAGAGCTTATGGATCATAGGGGGCTCTACTACAGACTCGTCCAGAGACAGGTTCTGGGAGCGAATACTGTAGCACAAGAACTGACCTGGAAACAGGAGGAGAGTCCAGAAAATGATCTGGAGGAAAGTGAAGAAGAGGATGATCCTGAAACAAAATACTGA